DNA from Terriglobales bacterium:
AAGAGCTTAGAGAGTCGGTCTTTGATTCTGAATAACTTATCTCATTGGCATTTAGCCAACATACTAACAATATCAATTTGGATGGGACTTGTCAAGGGAAAGTTGCCCGATTCGTCTAGCCTTTCGCGTACACCTGGCCATCCAACTTAGGAGGAGGAATCATGTCGACTCATACTGTTACAACTTTCCCCACCCGCCCCGAGGCGACACCGGACGTGCAGGTTCCGGCTGCACCGGGAAGCGGTTGGATGGGGTATGTAGTGGCTGCGGGGCGCGTGCTGTACTCGGCAATCTTTCTACTCTCTGCGGTGGGCCACTTCACGAAGCAAACAATCGACTATGCGGCGCAACAGGGAGTGCCGCTGGCATCCATCGCGGTGCCAGTCTCAGGCGTTCTTGCGCTGTTGGGAGGGTTGAGCGTTTTGCTGGGTTACCGTGCGCGCATCGGCGCGTGGCTGCTGGTGCTGTTCCTGGTGCCGGTCACGCTGATGATGCATAACTTCTGGGCGTTCACGGACCCGGCGATGGGGCAACTGCAGTTCGTCATGTTCCTGAAGAACCTGTCGATGCTTGGCGCCGCGCTGATTATCGCGGGTATGGGAGCCGGGCCGTTGAGTCTGGACGACCGACGTTTGCGTCGCCGCAGATTCCTGGCGCAGGTTGAAGAGGAGTTCGAGGGCATGCGCGCGGCATGACAGAATGAAAGTCTTCCTTCCCACCCTGTCGCTCCAACGGCAGGAGCGACAAGGGTGGGGCAACCCCCGCCAGTTCCAAGGCTCATTAGCCCATGTCTGCGCCGAACAGCATGGCGCAGACATGGGGCACCGTCGGCACCATCGGCTGGGAACGAGAATCAGGCCTGCCTTGCGACGCGCACCGGCGCGCCCGATTCCACGTATTCGTAGAT
Protein-coding regions in this window:
- a CDS encoding DoxX family protein; protein product: MSTHTVTTFPTRPEATPDVQVPAAPGSGWMGYVVAAGRVLYSAIFLLSAVGHFTKQTIDYAAQQGVPLASIAVPVSGVLALLGGLSVLLGYRARIGAWLLVLFLVPVTLMMHNFWAFTDPAMGQLQFVMFLKNLSMLGAALIIAGMGAGPLSLDDRRLRRRRFLAQVEEEFEGMRAA